Within the Glycine max cultivar Williams 82 chromosome 12, Glycine_max_v4.0, whole genome shotgun sequence genome, the region cataaaataatatttttcttttaatatattttattttatattcaaggATAATTCAGAATTCAAATCATAAACCACTTTATTAATGGATATAAGCATATCATTATCAACCATCTTTGGTATTTGgggatttttattttggtaaatgAGGTttgataagattttttaaaCACTTAGGGGACATTCTAgacaagaaaaattttaaattttatgggaatgtgaaaaattttgtttctcatgtttgttttgttttttttaaaaaaaaaaataacattcacAGAAAATGAtgattcccaaaaaaaaaattcactatgTTTTCCACAAAAGTCATATTTTCATGAGGATGTGGAAATCtaactttttttagttaaaaaaataagttttgctACAATAAAATTATTGCATTTCTATAATTAAAgattatgatttaaaaatattacactactcttttattcttgaaaacttatattaaaatatttgatcaatcaaataaatttagccATTCATTGAAATTATGATTCAcaagatttatgattttgaggaaTGATAATTCTcagtgagaaaaaaaatcatatactaTACAATAATCTCTCTTTGATAAGGGACTTGTGtgcaataatatattaattatgtttgacaaaattagtttaaaaataaattaaaaattgaaagataaaagtttttaaactagtttattaagttataagtattcaataaaattagttattgatgtgactaaaaaatttaaaatgacatattaaaaaagagtaataaaaattgaataaatatttaaagataaaaagaataaaatacaaaagattataaattagaagatagtgttttaaaaatattatttcaagtagtgtttcaaaaaatgttacaagctactaaaaattacttaaaaaatttatttatgaaaattttcaactaaaaaaaagaaacaaaaattaactaaaatgacttgtcaaaatataaaatgtaatgTGTTGTAAACAATTAAGTGAGTCATGTGTAATGTACAAAGAGGCATCGGTACATGTTTTCAAAATGTGTAATTTATAAAACCACATAGAATAGTTaatgcatttattttaaaaagaaaaaaattatagtgaaaaatttaatttgcatTCACTTTTccctattattatatattataatttttttaaaaaaaacttatttgcaaaataatcaaattttaacaGACTTATTTACATTACTAGCTGAATTGCATCCTCGGTAATCATTATCTACacatattataataaaagtattttatagTGAAAAAGTGTAGTATAAAAAAGtacttatttacaaaatgatcaaattttaaCGTGCTCATAAACTAATAACTATATATTGACTAAATATGTAGAATTCAAATCTGAATATTGAGATCGAAGTAGCATTGATAGTTATAAAGGTGTTAATAGTCAtgaagtatttttaaataaagaaaaaattatattaattagttgGCATCtggtaatttcttttttacatctataggaattaaaaataaatattaaaaatttaaaataactcatACACTTACTCAATAAACTGGATTAAATCTCTTGGTTCATTTTTGAATTCTAATAATagtatttaactatttatttttgttacaacAACATATATTAGCGTTGACTTTCGTTATAATGATAAGCAAACATATAAGTGAAAGTGTATCAGTAGATGtccccaaaaaaaaagaagtattatctgttagacaaaaaaaagtgaaaaatagtATGACATACTAATTTGGGGAGGACAGAAATCAtcaatgattctttttttctcattcGATTGTATTGTTTGTGAACTGTGCATTGTCAATAAgtcaaagaaaaaaggaagagaaatgttgagtgcaaattttgattgtactaaaataaaataaaaaacaacgaCAACATGTgaacacttttttcttttcatatgaaACAAAGGGTATAAACATTTTACGCCTTTATTGTACTTTCTGTTTTAAACCATACACATAAAAATGATGTTATTAAACATATCAAAGTAGAATCTTTTTGATGAAAAACTGTTTAATTAATGTGTTATAAGTTCAAAATATTgaccaattttataattaatctttgCTAAAAAATTGACTAACCATCTTTAATGAatcttttttatcaataatttgttTCACCTACAACATTAAACTCGAAAccttaacaaattaatttaaactcaACTTTGACTCAGACTTgtttaaatgtttattataccttaaatacaaaaattgtttattttttataaaaacttgttaatttattaaataaatgaaaaatgaaagcgGATAATTCATGCTGAAGGCAAATTTATCCTTCTCCATATGATCATGGGCAAATGGAATATTTACATGCATACTTTAATGGCATGAAGGGCACTTTGTCTAGTGTAAAGCTATCATATTCCTAAAGACATTAATGCTCTTGAATTGAATGACATGTTTAGGTGAGTACTCAAAACATGAGGGTACACATTCTTTCTCCTTATGGAAAAGCCccttttattaaatatactaCAATATTCACATTTCATGACTCAATTCCTTTTGCTTAGCTCACTTCCTATGTCATGTCAAATGCCAATTATTGACAGCAGATCAGGATAGTGTCTCCCTCCATTTCGCGCCTGTGCATGCCATTCTACACAAGCTTCATTCGTTAAACAATAAGGTatgaaaaacaatatatatatctaCAAATTTCAACACACTTAATAGATGAGATAAATAGTGGGTTTTTTAAGTATATTGAGAAAGATCAGATTCACTGTACCATACATGTGAAAAAGACTTTATTGtgagaaataaaattcattttaataatcTATGACTTGAAAATAGTCTCATAACTTTTGAGTATGAgaacattttattttcaaatgaatatATACATATAGAAGAAGAGatcaaattattcaaaaaatagttattttaaagtTACTCTTCattcttagtattttttttttaagatctaatgttataataattaattattcaatcattagatctttaaaaaatgaatgatgaaaatgaggggtaactttttttaaaaaaattttaaaagaattaccTTGAAGAATTCTATCACTCATCTctctttatattatatatatatgtgtgtgtaaaaaaaaaaaaaatgatcgtACCCGTGAGTGATAGAATTATGTGCTTTGTTTGAGACTGTGATCATCACAAACAGAAATTAGCACTTATTAGAGCAGAAATGTTGactttatttttgtcaaaaaaaatgttgactttgtaataatgttttttatacaCACAGAAGgaaggaaatatattttttaaacacctGATAACGTATATCTAAAACAAAATACAGTATAGTGTTAAAAAGACTTGgacaataaaaatcaattattacaaataagtaaatatatcattaaaaataacttaaaattctGAATTACAGAATGTCAGTCCACTTTTAGAATTATATTGGCGTGAAATTTTGATCGTGATTCTTGAGAACTTGATTAGATGTTCGTCTGAGAATCACAGGCTCAAATAAACTTAATAACTGTGAAGTACTGGAGCGTGCTTATTTTGTACGATTTGTTAGTTAATTATTGGAACTTTGAAATATGGTGGGGAATTTATGTTTGGCACATTAAGCAAGAAGGTTAGCATGTATTATTTCAGatcatcatcattttcattgttttcatgtGAGGTGGAATCTTAGAGACAAGGCCACATGGACCAAAATGGTATTGTATCCCCttcttattgttttaatttaaccaATCACCACTTGTAGATATTTGCGTTTTGCGTTTCAATGGGGTTTATGATCACGTACGCATTCAATTGCCAGCGTGAATCGTAAACTTATAATCAAAGAAGCTCTCAaacttgtaatttattttacacgataaagattttttttataatttaacatggagataaaattagaaatttattcttttataatataactTATCGGCATcagcaattaaaaaaaagttaacgcaaaaaagaaaaaattaaataaataatgaaggaaataaataaatatcttttttggcattttgttctcttttctttATCAAGTTACAAGCCAAagaaatcatattatttatatttaataaaatattaaattgatatatatatatatatatatatatatatatatataaataacttcAAATTTTCATCATTTGACTTATCAGAAGCATTCTTTTAGGGTATGAAGCATATCTAGTCAAATGAGTATTTGTATGAGAAGAGAAAATCTAGATTATACAACTACATgaatttgtttgatttaaaggataaaaatagatagaataaaaatgatttagaGTGTAAAAGATGTGaaccccaaaaaaaatataaaattttatttcccaaATTATTTTTCTCCATTCTACCAAATACACCTTATAGGATGGAAAAGGAGCTAATACACCCTAAAATGCTAACTACGGTTTGCAATCTCACTTATTTATCATgccttaaacaaaaaaatatgacttaaatataattttaatctttgtaaattagtactttatcattttttatccctataaatttatttttctaattttaattttgatgtttttttcaattttaattcccgtaagtctttttattaattgttgGTTCCGtgagtttgtattttttttaattttagactttataagattatatttttttcatttataatcttCATAAGTTCATACTTACAAGaatcaaaaattgaaaaaacacaaactggtattaaaaaagagcaaaatatctcactaaaacaaaaattaaaaaaacacaaacttataaggactacaattaaaaaaattaacttacggaaaaaaaagaaaaagacattaACTTGcagacaaaaagaaaacatatttaagtccaAAAATTCGTATTTGGATTTGCTCAAAATGATcgaaacaaaattgaaaaaaatacaaactgcAAAAAGAgtataattagaaaaattaacttaagggataaaaaaaaagacattaacTTACtagtaaaaagaaaacatatttaagcccaAAAATTCCTATCTTTGGATTTGCtcaaaatgatcaaattatatCTGTTCTTGTTTCCACTTTCCGGTCATTTTAGATTTATGAAAACAgttgacataaaaaaaatgcttttgtaTAGTTTGTATGTTCAACATAACATGCAACCTTCAATGATTGGCAGCACTacgtttaacatttttaaaaaagacgCTGTTTTCAGTTtcccccttctctctctctctctctctcaattaCAATCTGAGCAATATATGAAATACGACGTTTCCTCTCCATGTACCAATTCATCCTGCGAATTGAAAGAATGAGTGAATAACTACAAAACACTATACTCCAATCAATATTGACAACGATACTTCAACCCCTCAAGGAATTCTGCCAAtcgttttgcttcttttttatttatgggGCTTAATTCAGACTAGCCTTGTCTCACACACAACATAAAGAAACCAACAAATGCTCTTAACTCTTGACCGAAAATCCTAGTTCCTAATTTTCCAGTCCCATGACAACATTTTCAATCCATTGataagaacaaaaaatcatCGTTGTGAACACAAGATTTtcccaaacattttttttcgcTGTCACAGGACGAGCTTCCTCTCACCTCATCTATTTCCGCAATGCCTCACAAACAAACATTATTTATCGTTAGCCTCGTATTAACAACATACATATGGGTTTTTAACACAAGCTGTTGTGCAAAAACCAGAAAGTATGGCCTTACCCAACCTTCAGAGGACCTGTATTTGCTGGTTTCTGAAAGAATCTTGCAACTGGCATCCCATCAGCATCCTCGTTTCCTGCTTTTCCTGCTCTCCAAGAACGATCTTTTTTCCTCTGTGGCTTTTTATGGTGGTGCTTATGAGATGCCTTAGGCTTCTTAACAGTAGTAGTATTTTTTGGAGCAAGTCCATTAGCCATGTCAAATGAATTGAGGTCAACCAATACATGTTCAAGATTTGGTGCAAGTTCGCTCTCAACATCTGAAGCATCTTCAATAGCAGATGAATCCGATGCATCCAAGTCAACCGAGTCATGTCCAGCAGGTTCTTCCAAAGCTTGTTCCTCATCTGACGCTCCGGGAGGCATTTGATAGTGAGGCAGCTTCCCATCAATGTAATCTTTCAACATCTGACGGGCAGCCCTGGTTTCATCAGGGAGTCCACTAGAGGCAACATACCCACGAGAAGTACAGTATGCTCTCAAAAGTTCAGATGCTAGAGGGGGGCGCGATTGGGACTCATATGACTTAGGTTTAGGAAGCCTTATCTTATAAATCTCCTCAATGACATGTCTCGGGACTCTATCAGCAACAACTTGGACAGATTCCCTTTGTTCAGTCATCCTATCAATAGGTAACACCCCACAAGCAATCATCTCATATCTTGAGCTTGAGAAGGATGGAAAAACTAATCCAGGACAATCACAAAGGGTCAGCTCATCAGAGATAATTAATGTCTGAAAGTGCTTTGTTTTCCCTGGGGTAGAGGTGACACCAGTGCGTTTTTGACCAACCAGAGCATTAATAGTTGAACTTTTCCCCACGTTAGGATATCCAACAAATCCCACAACAACATTGCTCGATGATGAACTACCAGCAGTATTTTCAGCAGGGGATTTAATGTTAGATGGTCCTGCCTCAGAGGAGCCAGAATTTCTCCTTCTGTCAACTATCTCTTCTGCCTCAGATTGCAAGCGGGCCAAAAGTTCATCCCTTCCATATATCTTTGTGTCTGGGCTATTAGTTCTCCCCATGTTATCATCCTCCCATGATGAACCAAGTTTTTTGCCTTCCAAGGCAGCAGTAGCAGCTTTAGCCGACCAGAAGATGAAGAGAATATCATGAGCACGAAAATATTCGGCCCATTTCTCTCTGCagcaaaagagaagaaagacagGACAAATAATAAGGCAAGATGCAACACCAAGGGCAATGATTTGATACAGTATAAACCTCATGGGAATAGGACATCCAAACCTGATAGAAGCAGGTAAAAGATCTGCCTTATTAACCAAAAGCAATGTACGTTTATGCTCATCAACCTCCCGTGCATAAGCCTGTACCAAAGTACAATTGGTGCAAAACAGATCATGCTTAGCACACAGAATTGTGagtcttaataaaaaaaaggtccaAAGCAGGCTACACAGATTACAGACAGTAGTAGAGACTCTGAAAGGATGCTTTGACTGTTATGAACTTCATGACATTAAAGCTGCCACAAAAGAATATCCAGTCCAAAGTCTTCCACTATATCTGATCCTTACAATCAGTTAGATTTGCCACAAACCTAGCCATCTCTAGAGTTGTCAAGTTAGCATTTTGCCACCAATTTTTTATGGAAGAAAGAAAGTCTCACCTCAAGATCTGGACAACGATAGAACAGCGGATCTCGCGAATCAACGACCATAAcaagctgataaaaaaaaaaaaagcgagAGGATCATCAACTTTCAAGTTTTCATGAACATAAGAAAAGAACACAGCaaatatcaagataaaaaaacTACATTA harbors:
- the LOC100817523 gene encoding GTPase LSG1-2; this translates as MGKKQNEIQKTGLGRALVKQHNQMIQQSKDKSRFYRKKFLESFTEVSDIDAVVEQSLEPLPELAAAASTTLISLEPGSVPDETTTPEEARKQQKQEEALHASSLRVPRRPPWTPDMSADELNASETQAFLTWRRSLARLEENKKLVLTPFEKNLDIWRQLWRVVERSDLLVMVVDSRDPLFYRCPDLEAYAREVDEHKRTLLLVNKADLLPASIREKWAEYFRAHDILFIFWSAKAATAALEGKKLGSSWEDDNMGRTNSPDTKIYGRDELLARLQSEAEEIVDRRRNSGSSEAGPSNIKSPAENTAGSSSSSNVVVGFVGYPNVGKSSTINALVGQKRTGVTSTPGKTKHFQTLIISDELTLCDCPGLVFPSFSSSRYEMIACGVLPIDRMTEQRESVQVVADRVPRHVIEEIYKIRLPKPKSYESQSRPPLASELLRAYCTSRGYVASSGLPDETRAARQMLKDYIDGKLPHYQMPPGASDEEQALEEPAGHDSVDLDASDSSAIEDASDVESELAPNLEHVLVDLNSFDMANGLAPKNTTTVKKPKASHKHHHKKPQRKKDRSWRAGKAGNEDADGMPVARFFQKPANTGPLKVG